A window from Solanum stenotomum isolate F172 chromosome 5, ASM1918654v1, whole genome shotgun sequence encodes these proteins:
- the LOC125865803 gene encoding gibberellin 2-beta-dioxygenase 1-like encodes MVVLSRQVVNEQLIKNYKSPSSFFPCNIPLIDISKPESKNQLVKACEEFGFFKVVNHGVPMEFITKLELEAIKFFSSPMSQKEKTGPLDPFGYGNMKIGPNGDVGWVEYILLSTNSEFNYQKFASILGVNPKDIRDAVNDYVLAMKKMACEILEMLAEGLKIHPKNVFSKLLMDEKSDSLFRLNHYPPCPDEFQEYNGRNLIGFGEHTDPQIISLLRSNNTSGLQISLVDGHWISVPPDQNSFFINVGDSLQVMTNGRFKSVKHRVLANSVKSRLSMIYFGGPPLSEKIAPLSSLLIKGDQDSLYKEFTWFEYKNSAYKSRLADNRLVLFEKVL; translated from the exons ATGGTGGTCTTGTCTAGGCAAGTAGTTAATGAACAATTAATCAAGAATTACAAATCCCCTTCATCATTTTTCCCTTGTAATATTCCACTAATTGATATTTCAAAACCAGAAAGCAAGAATCAACTTGTTAAAGCTTGTGAAGAATTTGGTTTCTTTAAAGTTGTAAATCATGGTGTCCCTATGGAATTTATTACAAAACTTGAATTAGAAGCAATAAAATTCTTTTCATCTCCTAtgtctcaaaaagaaaaaacaggACCCCTTGACCCTTTTGGCTATGGAAATATGAAAATTGGACCTAATGGTGATGTTGGTTGGGTTGAATACATTCTTTTGTCAACAAATTCTGAGTTCAATTACCAAAAATTTGCATCTATTTTGGGTGTCAATCCAAAAGATATAAG AGATGCTGTGAATGATTATGTATTAGCAATGAAGAAAATGGCTTGTGAGATTCTTGAAATGTTAGCAGAGGGATTAAAAATTCATCCAAAGAATGTATTTAGTAAGCTTTTAATGGATGAAAAAAGTGATTCACTCTTTAGGCTAAATCATTACCCTCCATGTCCTGATGAATTTCAAGAATATAATGGAAGAaatttaattggatttggtgAACATACTGATCCacaaattatttctttattaagaTCCAATAACACTTCTGGACTTCAAATTTCACTTGTTGATGGCCATTGGATTTCTGTCCCACCTGATCAAAATTCATTCTTCATCAATGTTGGTGATTCATTGCAG gtGATGACAAATGGGAGGTTTAAGAGTGTAAAACATAGAGTTTTGGCCAATAGTGTAAAATCAAGACTCTCAATGATTTATTTTGGAGGGCCACCATTGAGTGAAAAGATAGCACCATTGTCATCACTATTAATAAAAGGGGATCAAGACAGCTTGTACAAAGAATTTACATGGTTTGAGTACAAAAATTCAGCATATAAATCTAGATTGGCTGATAATAGGTTGGTCCTATTTGAGAAAGTATTATag